The following proteins are co-located in the Streptomyces sp. DT2A-34 genome:
- a CDS encoding ATP-binding protein codes for MPAPHTPQPPVTVRVFTQRLSATPRGARLARHLALAQLHAWGVPDGSRASEAVAVIVAELAANAVTHGRVPGRDFELRLSLPTGSIRVEVSDTRTEPRPPKPGDVQPPHPLDEHGRGLVLVEALADRWEVLDREPPGKTVRAEVDLPGWLSLVGHCSPG; via the coding sequence ATGCCCGCACCCCACACCCCCCAACCGCCGGTTACCGTACGTGTGTTCACCCAGCGCCTCAGCGCGACCCCGCGCGGCGCCCGCCTGGCCCGGCACCTCGCCCTGGCCCAACTCCACGCCTGGGGCGTCCCGGACGGCAGCAGGGCCTCCGAGGCCGTCGCCGTGATCGTCGCCGAGCTGGCCGCCAATGCCGTCACCCACGGCCGCGTCCCCGGCCGCGACTTCGAGCTGCGTCTGTCGCTCCCCACGGGCAGCATCCGCGTCGAGGTCAGTGACACCCGTACCGAACCCCGCCCCCCGAAACCCGGCGACGTACAACCTCCGCACCCGCTCGACGAACACGGCCGCGGTCTCGTCCTCGTCGAGGCGCTGGCCGACCGGTGGGAGGTGCTGGACCGCGAGCCACCCGGCAAGACCGTCCGTGCGGAGGTGGACCTGCCGGGGTGGCTGTCACTTGTCGGTCACTGCTCGCCGGGCTAG
- a CDS encoding arabinan endo-1,5-alpha-L-arabinosidase, translated as MLALVPSSASAYPNPGRVTGSVVTHDPTMIRTSSGQYLLYATGGGIASKASSDRTAFSAGGDAFGSRPGWWSTYSSVPEAWAPDISYQGGKYLMYYSVSKFGSNTSAIGLATSSTGRPGSWTDQGIVYTSGSSSDYNAIDPNLFVDSDGKWWLSFGSWWTGIKMIQINPSTGKQLSSNTTRYSLASRPTGTKAVEAPYIVKRGSYYYLFASYDTCCAGTSSTYKVKVGRSTSVTGPYVDKNGVSMMNNGGTPVLESQGSVIGPGGQSIMNDVDGDLIVYHYYDGNDNGTPKLGINLLNWSTGWPVAY; from the coding sequence CTGCTCGCCCTCGTCCCGTCCTCGGCGTCGGCGTACCCCAACCCCGGCCGGGTCACCGGCTCCGTCGTCACGCACGACCCGACGATGATCCGCACCTCGTCCGGCCAGTACCTGCTGTACGCCACCGGCGGCGGCATCGCCAGCAAGGCGTCGTCCGACCGCACCGCCTTCAGCGCGGGCGGCGACGCCTTCGGCAGCCGTCCCGGCTGGTGGTCGACGTACTCCTCCGTGCCGGAGGCCTGGGCGCCGGACATCTCGTACCAGGGCGGCAAGTACCTGATGTACTACTCCGTCTCGAAGTTCGGCTCGAACACGTCCGCCATCGGCCTCGCCACCTCCAGCACCGGCCGGCCGGGCAGCTGGACGGACCAGGGCATCGTCTACACGTCCGGCTCCTCCAGCGACTACAACGCCATCGACCCCAACCTCTTCGTCGACAGCGACGGCAAGTGGTGGCTGTCCTTCGGCAGTTGGTGGACCGGCATCAAGATGATCCAGATCAACCCGTCCACCGGAAAGCAGCTGTCGAGCAACACCACCCGCTACTCGCTCGCCTCCCGCCCCACCGGCACCAAGGCCGTCGAAGCGCCCTACATCGTCAAGCGGGGCAGCTACTACTACCTCTTCGCCTCCTACGACACCTGCTGCGCCGGCACCAGCAGCACCTACAAGGTCAAGGTCGGGCGGTCCACCAGCGTCACCGGGCCGTACGTCGACAAGAACGGCGTCTCGATGATGAACAACGGCGGGACGCCCGTCCTCGAGTCGCAGGGCAGCGTCATCGGCCCCGGCGGCCAGTCGATCATGAACGACGTCGACGGCGACCTGATCGTCTACCACTACTACGACGGCAACGACAACGGCACGCCCAAACTGGGCATCAACCTTCTGAACTGGAGCACCGGATGGCCCGTCGCATACTGA
- a CDS encoding family 43 glycosylhydrolase, translated as MARRILTLLAALLLALSIGQPSASAASFANPVKTQKGADPWISYHNGNYYMVTTSWTDVITMRKSATLAGLATAPSVQVWKGDAANRCCNIWAPEMHFINGRWYMYYVAGQNVSDYIPTQRTHVLESAGSDPMGPYTYRNQLNSAWMLDPNVATINGQLYLFGSANGGGTQNIVAARMSNPYTLATGFSTVSTPTYDWERNGTVNEGPEILQRGGRTFLIYSASGCWTPDYKLGQLTLTGSDPLSASSWTKKSTPVFQRSDANGVYGPGHNGFFTSPDGTESWIVYHANDSASDGCDNGRTARAQKFTWNSDGTPNFGTPVRLGASLTGPSGEPSSASTTYTISNRNSGKCLDVAGSSTADGANVQQWACSGGNNQKWRLEDLGDDTHRLVNVATGKVLDTENCSSADGADLRQWSWLSNTCQRFRFIATDSGYVQIANQATGKVADVADCGTADGTDVRQWTWLGNNCQQWRLTPA; from the coding sequence ATGGCCCGTCGCATACTGACCCTGCTGGCAGCGCTGCTGCTGGCACTCTCGATCGGGCAGCCGTCCGCGAGCGCGGCGTCCTTCGCCAACCCGGTCAAGACGCAGAAGGGCGCCGACCCCTGGATCTCGTACCACAACGGCAACTACTACATGGTGACGACGAGTTGGACCGACGTCATCACCATGCGCAAGTCCGCCACCCTCGCCGGCCTCGCCACCGCGCCCAGCGTGCAGGTGTGGAAGGGCGACGCGGCGAACCGCTGCTGCAACATCTGGGCGCCCGAGATGCACTTCATCAACGGCCGCTGGTACATGTACTACGTCGCCGGGCAGAACGTCTCCGACTACATCCCGACGCAGCGCACCCATGTGCTGGAGAGCGCCGGGTCCGACCCCATGGGTCCGTACACCTACAGGAACCAGCTCAACTCGGCCTGGATGCTGGACCCGAACGTGGCCACCATCAACGGTCAGCTGTACCTCTTCGGCAGCGCGAACGGCGGCGGCACGCAGAACATCGTCGCGGCCCGCATGTCGAACCCGTACACCCTCGCCACCGGCTTCTCGACCGTCTCCACGCCGACCTACGACTGGGAGCGCAACGGCACGGTCAACGAGGGACCGGAGATCCTCCAGCGCGGCGGGAGGACCTTCCTCATCTACTCGGCCAGCGGCTGCTGGACGCCCGACTACAAGCTCGGTCAGCTGACCCTGACGGGCTCCGACCCGCTCTCGGCATCCTCCTGGACCAAGAAGTCCACGCCCGTCTTCCAGCGCAGTGACGCCAATGGCGTGTACGGGCCCGGCCACAACGGCTTCTTCACCTCCCCCGACGGCACCGAGAGCTGGATCGTCTACCACGCCAACGACAGCGCGAGCGACGGCTGCGACAACGGCCGTACGGCACGGGCGCAGAAGTTCACCTGGAACTCCGACGGCACCCCGAACTTCGGAACCCCGGTGCGGCTCGGCGCGTCCCTCACCGGCCCCTCCGGGGAGCCGTCCAGCGCCTCCACGACGTACACCATCAGCAACCGCAACAGTGGCAAGTGTCTTGACGTGGCGGGGAGTTCGACCGCCGACGGCGCCAATGTGCAGCAGTGGGCGTGCAGCGGCGGCAACAACCAGAAGTGGCGCCTGGAGGACCTCGGGGACGACACCCACCGCCTGGTCAACGTCGCCACCGGCAAGGTCCTCGACACCGAGAACTGCTCCAGCGCGGATGGCGCGGACCTGCGCCAGTGGTCCTGGCTGAGCAACACCTGCCAGCGCTTCCGCTTCATCGCCACGGACAGCGGCTACGTCCAGATCGCCAACCAGGCCACGGGCAAGGTGGCGGATGTGGCGGACTGCGGGACGGCCGACGGAACGGATGTACGCCAGTGGACGTGGCTGGGCAACAACTGCCAACAGTGGAGGTTGACTCCGGCGTAG
- a CDS encoding histidinol-phosphate transaminase — MADNVTSLFRSTAAHSPSMAALTREGGDGAGPVDFCIPCNPYFPTPEMFQDMGARLRDIITYYPSSADTITAELCSLLQLPPQCVAMGNGSTELITWIDHLLVRESLAIPVPTFGRWTDQPMETGKRVDMFPLQESSGFALDLAQYGEFIRARGTRVAVICNPNNPDGGYLHKHALVQFMDAMADLDLVIIDKSFLEFADAEQEPSAVQEAMLRPNVIVLRSLGKNFGLHGIRFGYLVANPALAGMVRSMLPKWNLNAFAEHVVFMLKNHGAEYAQSLHQVRRDRLDMASQLSALPGLTVYPSQGNFLFVRLPVGAEGTVVRDRLLTEHRILVRECGNKIGSSSRFLRLVVRPQTDVRRLVSGLEQVLYGSRRGAAVPELGTGTNYSSGTAAVDRLVGSTNGSGMQGLAAQAMSAGMPAAAQPAGMPMPMPAPAPVAPAPVAPAPAPAPAPMPAPSPMPFPSPVAPAAAAAAMPGPTPPGVPARGGLTAAQVRGTTGPGLTPAATTGWPNSQSWPNAAGMGQVG; from the coding sequence ATGGCCGACAACGTCACCTCGCTGTTCCGCAGCACCGCGGCACACAGCCCGTCGATGGCGGCGTTGACGCGGGAGGGCGGCGACGGGGCCGGTCCGGTCGACTTCTGCATTCCCTGCAACCCGTACTTCCCGACGCCGGAGATGTTCCAGGACATGGGGGCGCGGCTGCGGGACATCATCACCTACTACCCGAGCAGCGCCGACACCATCACGGCCGAGCTGTGCAGCCTGCTTCAGCTCCCGCCGCAGTGCGTGGCGATGGGCAACGGCTCCACGGAGCTGATCACCTGGATCGACCACCTCCTGGTCCGTGAGTCCCTCGCCATCCCCGTCCCCACCTTCGGCCGCTGGACCGACCAGCCGATGGAGACCGGCAAGCGGGTCGACATGTTCCCGCTCCAGGAGTCCAGCGGATTCGCCCTGGACCTCGCGCAGTACGGCGAGTTCATCCGGGCCAGGGGGACGCGGGTGGCGGTGATCTGCAACCCGAACAACCCCGACGGCGGCTACCTCCACAAGCACGCGCTCGTGCAGTTCATGGACGCGATGGCCGACCTCGACCTGGTCATCATCGACAAGTCGTTCCTGGAGTTCGCCGACGCCGAGCAGGAGCCGTCGGCGGTCCAGGAGGCGATGCTGCGCCCGAACGTCATCGTGCTGCGCAGCCTCGGCAAGAACTTCGGTCTGCACGGCATCCGCTTCGGCTACCTGGTCGCCAACCCGGCGCTCGCGGGCATGGTCCGCTCGATGCTGCCGAAGTGGAACCTCAACGCCTTCGCCGAGCACGTGGTGTTCATGCTCAAGAACCACGGCGCCGAGTACGCGCAGAGCCTCCACCAGGTGCGCCGGGACCGTCTCGACATGGCGAGCCAGCTCTCCGCGCTGCCCGGTCTGACGGTGTACCCGTCCCAGGGCAACTTCCTCTTCGTGCGCCTCCCCGTCGGCGCGGAAGGCACCGTGGTCCGCGACCGGCTGCTCACCGAGCACCGGATCCTGGTCCGCGAGTGCGGCAACAAGATCGGTTCGTCAAGCCGCTTCCTGCGACTCGTGGTGCGCCCCCAGACGGACGTGCGTCGCCTGGTGTCCGGCCTGGAGCAGGTGCTCTACGGGTCCAGGAGGGGAGCCGCCGTACCCGAGCTGGGTACAGGGACCAACTACAGCTCGGGTACGGCGGCCGTGGACCGGTTGGTCGGCTCCACCAACGGTTCGGGTATGCAGGGGCTGGCCGCGCAGGCCATGAGTGCCGGGATGCCTGCGGCGGCTCAACCCGCCGGTATGCCGATGCCGATGCCGGCGCCGGCTCCGGTGGCTCCGGCCCCGGTGGCTCCGGCCCCCGCCCCGGCCCCCGCTCCCATGCCCGCCCCCTCGCCGATGCCGTTCCCGTCGCCTGTGGCGCCCGCTGCGGCTGCGGCTGCGATGCCTGGGCCCACCCCGCCGGGGGTGCCGGCTCGGGGTGGGCTTACGGCGGCGCAGGTGCGGGGGACGACCGGGCCGGGACTTACTCCGGCCGCGACGACCGGGTGGCCCAACAGTCAGAGTTGGCCCAATGCGGCGGGGATGGGGCAGGTCGGGTAG
- the mmsB gene encoding multiple monosaccharide ABC transporter permease, with the protein MSTDVTAKTPAPAPPGKSGGAAADGLLQLVLDGMRRNMRQYGMLIALGLIVALFAVWTDGDLLLPRNVSNLVLQNSYILILAIGMMLVIIAGHIDLSVGSLTAFIGSMAAVFMVKNDLPWPVAVILCLAMGAVAGAAQGFFIAYGGIPSFIVTLAGMLIFRGLTEIFLEGQTLGPFPEGLQKVANGFLPEVGPNTNYHNLTLLLGFGMIAFVVFQEFRDRRRQQEFNLDVPPFNLFLLKLVALGAAILTLTMLLASYKGAPIVLLILGVLLVGFGYVMRNAIIGRHIYAIGGNLPAAKLSGVKDKKVTFLIFVNMGMLAALAGLVFAARFNAASPKAGLNFELEAIAASFIGGASMSGGVGTVLGAIIGGLVLGVLNNGMNLVGIGTDWQQVIKGLVLLAAVGFDVWNKRKVGS; encoded by the coding sequence ATGAGCACGGATGTGACCGCCAAGACCCCGGCCCCCGCGCCGCCGGGCAAGAGCGGAGGGGCCGCGGCCGACGGCCTGCTCCAGCTGGTGCTGGACGGCATGCGCCGCAACATGCGGCAGTACGGCATGCTGATCGCCCTCGGCCTGATCGTGGCGCTGTTCGCCGTGTGGACCGACGGTGACCTGCTGCTGCCGCGCAACGTCTCCAACCTGGTGCTGCAGAACAGCTACATCCTGATCCTCGCGATCGGCATGATGCTGGTCATCATCGCGGGTCACATCGACCTGTCGGTGGGATCGCTGACAGCGTTCATCGGATCCATGGCCGCGGTGTTCATGGTCAAGAACGACCTGCCATGGCCCGTCGCCGTCATCCTCTGCCTGGCCATGGGCGCCGTCGCGGGTGCCGCGCAAGGGTTCTTCATCGCGTACGGCGGCATACCATCCTTCATCGTGACCCTCGCGGGCATGCTGATCTTCCGCGGCCTGACGGAGATCTTCCTCGAGGGCCAGACCCTCGGCCCGTTCCCGGAGGGTCTGCAGAAGGTCGCCAACGGCTTCCTGCCCGAGGTCGGCCCGAACACCAACTATCACAACCTCACACTTCTGCTCGGCTTCGGAATGATCGCGTTCGTGGTCTTCCAGGAGTTCCGCGACCGCCGCCGGCAGCAGGAGTTCAACCTGGACGTCCCGCCCTTCAACCTCTTCCTGCTGAAGCTGGTCGCGCTCGGCGCCGCCATCCTCACGCTGACGATGCTGCTGGCCAGCTACAAGGGCGCCCCGATCGTGCTGCTCATCCTGGGCGTGCTGCTCGTCGGCTTCGGCTACGTGATGCGCAACGCGATCATCGGCCGCCACATCTACGCGATCGGCGGCAACCTGCCCGCGGCCAAGCTGTCGGGTGTGAAGGACAAGAAGGTCACCTTCCTGATCTTCGTGAACATGGGCATGCTCGCGGCCCTGGCGGGTCTGGTCTTCGCCGCCCGCTTCAACGCGGCCTCGCCCAAGGCCGGCCTCAACTTCGAGCTGGAGGCGATCGCGGCCTCGTTCATCGGCGGCGCGTCGATGAGCGGCGGCGTCGGCACCGTCCTCGGCGCGATCATCGGTGGCCTGGTCCTGGGCGTGCTGAACAACGGCATGAACCTCGTCGGCATCGGCACCGACTGGCAGCAGGTCATCAAGGGCCTGGTGCTGCTGGCGGCGGTCGGGTTCGACGTGTGGAACAAGCGCAAGGTCGGTTCGTAA
- the mmsA gene encoding multiple monosaccharide ABC transporter ATP-binding protein, which produces MAGPVLEMRSIVKTFPGVKALSDVTLTVQQGEVHAICGENGAGKSTLMKVLSGVHPHGTYEGDILFEGEVCEFKDIRASEQRGIVIIHQELALSPFLSLAENIFLGNEHAKGGFIDWRETLRHGTELLRRVGLSDHPDTRVADIGVGKQQLVEIAKALSKKVKLLILDEPTAALNDEDSGKLLDLILELKKQGITSIIISHKLNEIRKVADSVTILRDGQTIETLDVKAPETTEDRIISGMVGRDLENRFPDRTPHEPEAGSAPALEIRNWTVHHPIDQQRKVVDDVSLSVRRGEIVGIAGLMGAGRTELAMSVFGRTYGRYADGKVLKDGKEIRTKSVPEAVKHGIAYVTEDRKHYGLNLIDTINRNISLSALGKVAKRGVVDEHEERQVAEGFRKSMNIKAPTVFEPVGKLSGGNQQKVVLSKWIFTGPDVLILDEPTRGIDVGAKYEIYTVIDQLAAQGKAVVFISSELPELLGMCDRIYTMAAGRLTGEFSRAEASQESLMRQMTKDKEVSR; this is translated from the coding sequence ATGGCGGGACCCGTCCTGGAAATGCGCTCGATCGTCAAGACCTTTCCCGGCGTCAAGGCGCTGTCGGACGTCACACTGACCGTCCAACAGGGCGAGGTCCACGCCATCTGCGGGGAGAACGGCGCCGGCAAGTCGACCCTGATGAAGGTCCTCTCCGGCGTCCACCCGCACGGCACCTACGAAGGGGACATCCTCTTCGAAGGGGAAGTCTGCGAGTTCAAGGACATCAGGGCCAGCGAGCAGCGCGGCATCGTCATCATCCACCAGGAGCTGGCGCTGTCGCCGTTCCTCTCCCTCGCGGAGAACATCTTCCTCGGCAACGAGCACGCCAAGGGCGGGTTCATCGACTGGAGGGAGACTCTGCGGCACGGCACCGAGCTGCTGCGCCGGGTCGGGCTCAGCGACCACCCGGACACCCGCGTCGCCGACATCGGCGTGGGCAAGCAGCAGCTCGTGGAGATCGCGAAGGCGCTGTCGAAGAAGGTGAAGCTGCTCATCCTGGATGAGCCGACCGCGGCCCTGAACGACGAGGACAGCGGCAAACTCCTGGATCTCATCCTGGAGTTGAAGAAGCAGGGCATCACCTCGATCATCATCTCGCACAAGCTCAACGAGATCCGCAAGGTCGCCGACTCGGTGACGATCCTCCGCGACGGCCAGACCATCGAGACCCTCGATGTGAAGGCGCCGGAGACCACCGAGGACCGGATCATCAGCGGGATGGTCGGCCGCGACCTGGAGAACCGGTTCCCGGACCGCACCCCGCACGAGCCGGAGGCGGGCTCCGCCCCCGCGCTGGAGATCCGCAACTGGACCGTGCACCACCCGATCGACCAGCAGCGCAAGGTGGTCGACGATGTGTCCCTGTCCGTGCGGCGCGGCGAGATCGTCGGCATCGCGGGCCTGATGGGCGCCGGCCGCACGGAACTCGCGATGAGCGTCTTCGGCCGCACCTACGGCCGTTACGCCGACGGCAAGGTCCTCAAGGACGGCAAGGAGATCCGTACGAAGTCCGTCCCCGAGGCGGTCAAGCACGGCATCGCGTACGTCACGGAGGACCGCAAGCACTACGGCCTCAACCTCATCGACACCATCAACCGCAACATCTCGCTCAGCGCGCTGGGCAAGGTCGCCAAGCGGGGCGTGGTCGACGAGCACGAGGAGCGGCAGGTCGCCGAGGGCTTCCGCAAGTCCATGAACATCAAGGCCCCGACCGTCTTCGAGCCGGTGGGCAAGCTGTCCGGCGGCAACCAGCAGAAGGTCGTCCTCAGCAAGTGGATCTTCACGGGTCCGGATGTGCTGATCCTGGACGAGCCGACGCGTGGCATCGACGTCGGTGCCAAGTACGAGATCTACACGGTCATCGACCAGCTGGCCGCCCAGGGCAAGGCGGTCGTCTTCATCTCCTCCGAGCTGCCGGAACTGCTCGGCATGTGTGACCGCATCTACACGATGGCCGCGGGGCGGCTGACCGGTGAGTTCTCGCGGGCCGAGGCCTCGCAGGAATCGCTGATGCGTCAGATGACAAAGGACAAAGAGGTATCCCGATGA
- the chvE gene encoding multiple monosaccharide ABC transporter substrate-binding protein: MRTRRAALTAIAGAASLALTLSACGQSGEGGSKEEGGDTKGATIGIAMPTKSSERWIADGKNVVADLESKGYKTKLVYGEDDPDQQVGQIENLITQGVKALIVAAIDNKSMNNVLQQAADAKIPVISYDRLILGTKNVDYYASFDNEKVGELQGNYIVEKLGLKDGSEKGPFNIELFAGSNDDNNTRYFFQGAMNVLQPYIDKKQLVVGSKQTALNQVTTLRWDGGTAQKRMDDILTSAYKSERVDAVLSPYDGISIGILSALRSDDYGSKNKPWPIVTGQDAEVASVKSIIADEQSMTVYKDTRELAKVASNMVDAALNGKKPEVNDTKTYDNGAKVVPAYLLTPVSVDKANYKATVVDSGYIKESDLN, encoded by the coding sequence ATGCGCACTCGCAGAGCCGCACTCACCGCCATAGCCGGAGCCGCCTCCCTCGCCCTGACCCTGTCCGCCTGCGGCCAGAGCGGCGAGGGCGGCAGCAAGGAGGAGGGCGGGGACACCAAGGGCGCGACCATCGGTATCGCGATGCCGACCAAGTCCTCCGAGCGCTGGATCGCCGACGGCAAGAACGTCGTCGCGGACCTGGAGTCGAAGGGCTACAAGACCAAGCTGGTCTACGGCGAGGACGACCCGGACCAGCAGGTCGGTCAGATCGAGAACCTGATCACGCAGGGTGTGAAGGCGCTGATCGTCGCGGCCATCGACAACAAGTCGATGAACAACGTGCTCCAGCAGGCCGCCGACGCCAAGATCCCGGTGATCTCCTACGACCGCCTCATCCTCGGCACCAAGAACGTCGACTACTACGCGTCGTTCGACAACGAGAAGGTCGGCGAGCTCCAGGGCAACTACATCGTCGAGAAGCTCGGCCTGAAGGACGGCTCCGAGAAGGGCCCGTTCAACATCGAGCTGTTCGCCGGCTCCAACGACGACAACAACACCCGCTACTTCTTCCAGGGCGCCATGAACGTCCTGCAGCCGTACATCGACAAGAAGCAGCTCGTCGTCGGCTCCAAGCAGACCGCGCTGAACCAGGTCACCACCCTGCGCTGGGACGGCGGCACCGCCCAGAAGCGCATGGACGACATCCTGACGTCGGCCTACAAGAGCGAGCGCGTCGACGCGGTCCTCTCGCCGTACGACGGCATCTCCATCGGCATCCTCTCGGCCCTGCGGTCGGACGACTACGGCTCCAAGAACAAGCCGTGGCCGATCGTCACCGGCCAGGACGCCGAGGTCGCGTCGGTGAAGTCGATCATCGCCGACGAGCAGTCGATGACCGTCTACAAGGACACCCGTGAGCTCGCCAAGGTGGCCTCGAACATGGTCGACGCGGCGCTCAACGGCAAGAAGCCCGAGGTCAACGACACCAAGACCTACGACAACGGCGCCAAGGTCGTCCCGGCCTACCTGCTCACGCCGGTCAGTGTGGACAAGGCCAACTACAAGGCGACGGTGGTCGACTCCGGCTACATCAAGGAAAGCGACCTCAACTAA
- a CDS encoding zinc-binding dehydrogenase: MSTAVVIEAPGEHRLVPHEPRQPEAGEALVRVHASGICGSDREVFQGNRPEGYVRYPLTPGHEWSGTVAAVGDGVPSSLVGRKVVGEGFRNCQVCDRCHAGETTLCTAGYEETGFTQPGAMAPTLTLPARLLHVLPDDADLTAAALLEPAACIAAAALKANAVPGERVAVVGTGTLGMFAVQFLKAGSPAELLVVGTRPDRAELSKRFGATDFRTKDEELPDDFDVVIETAGSADAARTAAALLRRGGRLILTGIPAPGADGLDPTDLVVRQLEVQTVFGAAPEAWAHTVRVFGAGLLDPLPLVTHELPLEEFPQAIELVGSGDPKVGKVLLRP; the protein is encoded by the coding sequence GTGAGCACCGCCGTCGTGATCGAGGCTCCGGGCGAGCACCGGCTCGTCCCGCACGAGCCCCGGCAGCCGGAAGCGGGCGAGGCCCTGGTCCGGGTGCACGCCTCGGGGATCTGCGGCAGTGATCGCGAGGTCTTCCAGGGCAACCGGCCGGAGGGGTACGTCCGCTATCCGCTCACGCCGGGCCACGAGTGGTCCGGGACGGTGGCGGCGGTCGGTGACGGCGTCCCTTCGAGCCTGGTGGGCCGCAAGGTCGTGGGCGAGGGCTTCCGGAACTGCCAGGTCTGTGACCGCTGCCACGCGGGCGAGACCACACTGTGCACGGCGGGCTACGAGGAGACCGGCTTCACCCAGCCGGGCGCCATGGCCCCCACACTCACGCTGCCGGCTCGGCTGCTGCACGTGCTGCCGGACGACGCGGATCTGACGGCGGCGGCGCTGCTGGAGCCGGCCGCGTGCATCGCGGCCGCCGCGCTCAAGGCGAACGCGGTGCCGGGCGAGCGGGTGGCCGTGGTGGGCACGGGGACGCTCGGGATGTTCGCCGTTCAGTTCCTGAAGGCGGGCTCGCCGGCCGAGCTGCTCGTCGTGGGGACGCGTCCGGACCGGGCCGAGCTGTCGAAGCGGTTCGGCGCCACGGACTTCCGTACCAAGGACGAGGAACTCCCTGACGACTTCGACGTCGTCATCGAGACCGCCGGGTCCGCGGACGCGGCGCGCACCGCCGCCGCCCTGCTGCGCCGCGGTGGACGGCTGATCCTGACGGGCATCCCGGCGCCGGGCGCGGACGGGCTCGACCCGACCGATCTCGTGGTACGGCAGCTGGAGGTGCAGACCGTGTTCGGCGCGGCGCCGGAGGCCTGGGCACACACCGTGCGGGTCTTCGGGGCAGGACTCCTCGACCCGCTGCCGCTGGTCACGCACGAGCTGCCGCTGGAGGAGTTCCCGCAGGCCATCGAGTTGGTGGGGTCCGGCGACCCGAAGGTCGGAAAGGTCCTGCTGCGGCCATGA
- a CDS encoding mandelate racemase/muconate lactonizing enzyme family protein, whose product MRITGISTHVVGTPWRNLTYVQVHTDEGLTGIGETRMLGHTDALLGYLHEAKTNHILGSDPFAVEDLVKRMKYGDYGRAGEIVMSGIAVIEMACWDIKGKALGVPVWQLLGGKVTDKVKAYANGWYTTERTPEAYHKAAQGVMERGYRALKIDPFGTGHFELDHKESLYAVSLIEAVRDAIGPDAELMLEMHGRFSPATAVRLAKELAPFKPAWLEEPVPPENLKALEKVAAKVDMPVATGERIHDRIEFRELFESQAVDIIQPDVGHIGGIWETRKLAATAETHYMLVAPHNVGGPVLTAASLQVGFTAPNFKILEHFNDFADAEIKKVIKGAPQVNPEDGCFHLSHEPGLGVELDVDAAAEFPQQQARFDLWADGWEQRKPKGTV is encoded by the coding sequence GTGCGCATCACGGGAATCAGCACACACGTCGTCGGAACGCCCTGGCGGAACCTGACCTATGTCCAGGTGCACACCGACGAGGGACTCACCGGCATCGGCGAGACCCGCATGCTGGGCCACACCGACGCGCTGCTCGGCTATCTGCACGAGGCGAAGACCAATCACATTCTCGGCTCCGACCCGTTCGCTGTCGAGGATCTCGTCAAGCGGATGAAGTACGGCGACTACGGCCGGGCCGGCGAGATCGTGATGTCCGGCATCGCCGTGATCGAGATGGCCTGCTGGGACATCAAGGGCAAGGCCCTCGGCGTGCCGGTCTGGCAGCTGCTCGGCGGCAAGGTCACCGACAAGGTCAAGGCGTACGCCAACGGCTGGTACACCACCGAGCGGACGCCCGAGGCGTACCACAAGGCGGCCCAGGGGGTCATGGAGCGCGGTTACCGGGCGCTCAAGATCGACCCGTTCGGGACCGGCCACTTCGAGCTCGACCACAAGGAGAGCCTCTACGCGGTCTCCCTGATCGAGGCCGTGCGCGACGCCATCGGCCCGGACGCCGAGCTGATGCTGGAGATGCACGGCCGGTTCTCCCCCGCCACGGCCGTCCGCCTGGCCAAGGAGCTGGCGCCCTTCAAGCCCGCGTGGCTGGAGGAGCCGGTGCCGCCGGAGAACCTGAAGGCGCTGGAGAAGGTCGCCGCCAAGGTCGACATGCCGGTCGCCACGGGTGAGCGCATTCACGATCGCATCGAGTTCCGGGAGCTCTTCGAGAGCCAGGCCGTGGACATCATCCAGCCGGACGTCGGCCACATCGGCGGTATCTGGGAAACCCGCAAGCTGGCCGCCACCGCCGAGACGCACTACATGCTGGTCGCGCCCCACAACGTGGGCGGGCCCGTGCTGACCGCCGCCTCCCTGCAGGTCGGCTTCACCGCCCCCAACTTCAAGATCCTTGAGCACTTCAACGACTTCGCGGACGCGGAGATCAAGAAGGTCATCAAGGGCGCCCCCCAGGTGAACCCCGAGGACGGCTGCTTCCACCTCTCCCACGAGCCCGGTCTCGGTGTGGAGCTGGACGTCGACGCCGCCGCGGAGTTCCCGCAGCAGCAGGCCCGGTTCGACCTGTGGGCCGACGGCTGGGAGCAGCGCAAGCCCAAGGGCACCGTGTGA